In Plasmodium falciparum 3D7 genome assembly, chromosome: 8, the following proteins share a genomic window:
- a CDS encoding AAA family ATPase, putative, with protein sequence MFVDSLKKRIYHIIVKKNFIRKDENKENNLKNVLSNCSVIESLLRKEFQEYRRSPKNKLYGLIMNIIKKSLFVNYDKFMIKYINKKKKKKMKLNNNCQVNNNNNNNNNNFIYDTNHIISNDITTCDIIEGDNCRSTILNDNNEIINYTNKNEYNQNNIEDEKMNEQNIHGHDPNDVLLNEKDLNVGNEFIKNNMLKNKKKLKIIEGKLKDEKNVQSHLTNNQINENMNHMKQEHNKSSFNNSNKIINSIISNKTLNDFKGIKNIKKDILYSIIYPYKFRLSNLNCIINIFGTSGTGKTTLSYAIAGECGCPFFYIKLPEYIKYISNDNKNNKLRILFEHIKNEYDKAILCIDDIDIIFSSKDDSTDLYLFTYLLNIFHNSNIIVLLLSINKPNDSILYSKIQKFITIPIPTYDDRIEILEQASCEYFLSFDIPYTASITYGFNRGQIFDIMNESLNLYIYNELLRKDLKINHMIKNEVDHVTQTCENINKINCNENIMVHQKSHHISNKINNDNNDNNDNNNDNNNNNNNNNNNNNNASVWGYTKSDNDFFKNVTNYEEIKQNDQLTSHEQNILITSIKTNDENQIASTEIPQELSNDSPCLNNQNNHNLKEINHKRKYNMLLCSLNEEKVIEGKAEKKIQKTIEINNDIIFEGVNNIKKKMTNENICEVPNINLDNIGSLKKIKKILESKFILPVKYSNIYKHLGINKSMGILLYGPPGCGKTMLAKAISNEMKANFIAIKGPEILNKYVGESEKKVREIFSYASVYKPCLIFFDEIDSICINRSNNKSVSASDRVVNQLLSEMDGLSQREGVYIIATTNRPDIIDKALLRSGRFDQLIYISLPKYQGRVDILKKLSKNMPIDKNVRFEEISKLTRGYSGADLYGVLRESAFIALQECRDKIDIQNKSNPKNNNIYNNTDQQMNKDTNVINIMNQHLSIQENNSIKQHSTIFSTSNINNNNVDHIYSIHNFDHIKSNSYRTNKTVSQDMNNSIDDNTKPYILDDSVDNNRVLSKGQNNINQMDQINLDEIVKISENFTNEYKSNNVNTYKLSNNNIMDIQRLDININHNNSNNLNYNKMNDEISSSNNKNKDISFNDHQNMFSTNNFGKNKNMIKLEYNNNMEEEQRDYNNSSQNCILSTNNNHLNEKDRNNLIYEYIQKNKNILTITQKHIIQAIKIIPRSVTKEQIKYYKEICKKFK encoded by the coding sequence atgtttGTGGATTCCTTGAAGAAACGAATATACCATATAATagtaaaaaagaattttataagaaaagatgaaaataaagaaaataatttaaaaaatgttttaagTAACTGTTCAGTAATCGAAAGTTTGTTGAGAAAAGAATTTCAGGAATATAGACGTTCTCCaaagaataaattatatgggctaattatgaatataataaaaaagagttTATTTGTGAACTATGATAAATTTatgattaaatatattaataaaaagaaaaaaaagaagatgaagcttaataataattgtcaagttaataataataataataataataataataattttatatatgatactaATCATATTATAAGTAATGATATTACAACTTGTGATATTATTGAAGGAGACAATTGTCGTTCGACcatattaaatgataataatgaaattattaattataccaataaaaatgaatataatcaaaataatattgaagatgaaaaaatgaatgaGCAAAACATTCATGGTCATGACCCGAATgatgtattattaaatgaGAAAGACCTAAATGTTGGTaatgaatttattaaaaacaaTATGTTGAAAAAcaagaagaaattaaaaattatagaaggaaaattaaaagatgaaaaaaatgtacaaagtcatttaacaaataatcaaattaatgaaaatatgaatcATATGAAACAGGAACATAATAAAAGTTCATTcaataattcaaataaaataattaattcgATAATATCGAATAAAACCTTAAATGATTTTAAAggcataaaaaatattaaaaaagatatactttatagtattatatatccatataaaTTTCGATTATCTAATTTGAattgtattataaatatttttggtACCAGTGGTACAGGTAAAACTACACTTTCATATGCTATCGCAGGTGAATGTGGAtgtccttttttttatataaaattacctgaatatataaaatatatatcaaatgataacaaaaataataaattaagaaTTCTTtttgaacatataaaaaatgaatatgataAAGCAATATTATGTATTGATGATATAGATATCATATTTTCATCTAAAGATGATTCCAcagatttatatttatttacatatttattaaatatttttcataattcaAATATTATTGTACTCTTATTAAGTATTAATAAACCAAATGATAGTATATTATACTCCAAAATTCAAAAGTTTATTACTATACCAATACCTACATATGATGATCGTATTGAAATACTTGAACAAGCGTCCTGTGAATATTTTCTCTCATTTGATATTCCATATACCGCTTCAATTACATATGGTTTCAATAGAGGGCAGATATTTGATATAATGAATGAATCTttaaatttgtatatatataatgagtTACTAAGAAAGGATCTGAAGATTAatcatatgataaaaaatgaagTAGACCATGTAACACAAACTTGtgagaatataaataaaattaattgtaATGAAAATATCATGGTGCATCAAAAAAGTCACCACATAAGTAATAAGATaaataatgacaataatgataataatgataataataatgataataataataataataataataataataataataataataatgcatCTGTTTGGGGATACACCAAATCAGATAacgatttttttaaaaatgtaacaaattatgaagaaataaaacaaaatgatcAATTAACATCACacgaacaaaatatattaattactTCTATTAAAACAAATGATGAGAATCAAATCGCGTCGACCGAAATTCCACAGGAGTTATCGAATGATTCACCCTGTTTAAATAACCAGAACAATCATAATTTGAAAGAAATAAatcataaaagaaaatataatatgttgtTATGCTCATTAAACGAAGAGAAGGTTATTGAAGGAAaagcagaaaaaaaaattcaaaaaactATAGAAATTAacaatgatataatatttgaaggtgtaaataatataaagaaaaagatgacaaatgaaaatatatgtgaAGTTCCAAATATTAATTTGGATAATATTggatctttaaaaaaaataaagaaaatattagaaagcaaatttatattacctgtaaaatatagtaatatatataaacatttaggtataaataaaagtatgggaatattattatatggtcCTCCTGGATGTGGAAAAACAATGCTTGCTAAAGCTATTAGTAATGAAATGAAAGCAAACTTTATAGCTATAAAAGGTccagaaatattaaataaatatgttggTGAAAGTGAGAAAAAAGTACGTGAAATCTTTTCATATGCATCTGTATATAAACCatgtttaatattttttgatgAAATTGATAGTATATGTATTAATCgatcaaataataaatctGTATCGGCATCTGATAGAGTAGTAAATCAATTATTATCAGAAATGGATGGCTTATCACAAAGAGAAGGTGTGTATATTATAGCAACAACAAATAGACCTGATATTATTGATAAAGCATTACTAAGAAGTGGAAGATTTGATCaacttatttatatttcattaccTAAATATCAAGGAAGAgttgatattttaaaaaagctTTCCAAAAATATGCCCATAGATAAAAATGTTCGTTTTGAAGAAATATCAAAGTTGACCAGAGGATATAGTGGTGCTGATTTATATGGAGTATTAAGAGAAAGTGCTTTTATAGCTTTACAAGAATGTCGCGATAAAATAGATATTCAAAATAAGAGCAatccaaaaaataataatatatataataatacggATCAACAAATGAATAAGGATacaaatgtaataaatattatgaatcaGCACTTGAGTATTCAAGAAAATAATTCTATAAAACAACATTCCACTATTTTTTCCACcagtaatataaataacaataatgtggatcatatatatagtatacaTAATTTTGACCATATTAAATCTAATTCATATAGAACAAATAAGACAGTATCTCAAGATATGAATAATTCAATTGATGATAATACAAAACCATATATCCTAGATGACTCTGTTGATAACAACAGAGTATTGTCCAAAGggcaaaataatataaatcaaatGGATCAAATAAATCTTGATgaaattgtaaaaataagTGAAAATTTTACAAACgaatataaaagtaataatgtaaatactTATAAactttcaaataataatattatggatATTCAAAGGTTGGATATCAACATAAATCACAATAATTCAaacaatttaaattataataaaatgaatgacGAAATTTCTAGTagtaataacaaaaataaagatatatcatttaatgaccatcaaaatatgtttagtacaaataattttggtaagaacaaaaatatgataaaattagaatataataataatatggaagaAGAACAAAGGGACTATAATAACTCCTCACAAAATTGTATCTTgtcaacaaataataatcatttaaatgaaaaagatagaaataatttaatttatgaatatattcaaaaaaataagaatatattaacTATAACccaaaaacatataattcaAGCAATTAAAATTATACCAAGAAGTGTAACAAAAgaacaaattaaatattataaggaaatatgtaaaaagtttaaatga
- a CDS encoding phospholipase DDHD1, putative, with amino-acid sequence MSNHTVKVEDDDDENNEDTEKKVQSSFFFFKKQEKNVNRKFVKNTKDNDINFYEDKPILDDKINKVDYIILIIHGIGSNEELIINQCEDLKNSFKIVKKMWFFDYPFNIHFHIFNWKKYIIDAQIHVFNRININTMAETRKIINLSAGDIICFLHPRYGDYIMLNLYNDINKTLESLKNDSSGRFKYSKVCLLGYSLGSAMAYEILHNVKVRISESNLKYNLKSKIHYLFMLGSPLSALLSLYKPEYINDGLKLNNGLKFYNIFHGFDPVAFRIEPLIYPGIKNIPEPVLINYWRNNGARYWFEWDKNMQNAKLAIVQNLNDFTSAITNGFYKFLGKNENNDEDQSTLNKNICYNKCESKDINIFLLKVKENQRKIALQKKKIHRYNKKNNITYKENVAEKKNAHYNSIHNINDNNICDNICDNICENICDNICDNIRDNIRDNMRDNIRDNICDHHLNDISYNDEDSQDTYFGHEKYKRKYDHNDEQKKEGTYYSKEENSSYIDSTKSICASQDSNSEYSFFDHELSDNSNNLYEENRRNYDDHNKKRESICNSNNINDALNIRYDYQLQEFIMEHYIYPLAVAKSHFNYFIIKDISFFILKELIHHKNISLSYEEYLTKIEKEYNSKALNEKDNIKKEKYFKVAIKATKTLEEFKKYEKNIQAMSDPFNMKNFKNLI; translated from the exons atgaGTAATCATACCGTAAAGGTAGAAGACGATGATGACGAAAACAATGAGGACacagaaaaaaaagtacagagtagtttttttttctttaaaaaacaGGAAAAGAATGTAAACAGaaaatttgtaaaaaatacaaaagataatgatataaatttttatgaagACAAACCAATTCTGgatgataaaattaataaagttgattatattattttgattattcaTGGTATAGGATCAAATGaagaattaataataaaccaATGTGAAGATTTGAAAAATAGTTTtaaaattgtaaaaaaaatgtggTTTTTTGATTATCcttttaatatacatttcCATATATTTAACTGGAAAAAGTATATCATCGATGCACAAATaca tGTTTTTAACAggataaatattaatactatGGCTGAAACtcgaaaaataataaacttgTCCGCCGGagatattatatgttttttacaTCCAAGATATGGTGATTACATAATGTTAAATTTATacaatgatataaataaaacattggAATCTTTAAAGAAT gATTCTAGCGGGAGATTTAAATATTCCAAAGTATGTTTACTAGGTTATTCATTAGGTAGTGCAATGGCATATGAAATATTACATAACGTGAAAGTTCGAATAAGTGAAagtaatttaaaatataatttgaaaagtaagatacattatttatttatgttggGTAGTCCTTTAAGTgctttattatctttatataaaccagaatatataaatgatggattaaaattaaataatggtTTAaagttttataatatttttcatggATTTGATCCTGTGGCTTTTCGAATTGAACCATTGATTTATCCaggaattaaaaatattcctGAACCTGTTCTTATAAATTATTGGAGAAATAATGGAGCAAGGTATTGGTTTGAGTGGGATAAAAATATGCAGAATGCTAAACTAGCCATTGTTCAAAATTTGAATGATTTTACATCTGCAATAACTAACggtttttataaatttcttGGGAAAAATGAgaataatgatgaagatCAAAGTActctaaataaaaatatttgttaCAATAAATGTGAAAGTaaggatataaatatattcttattaaagGTGAAAGAAAATCAACGAAAAATTgctttacaaaaaaaaaaaattcataggtataataaaaaaaataatattacatataaggAGAATGTtgcagaaaaaaaaaatgcacaTTACAACagtattcataatataaatgataataatatttgtgaTAATATTTGTGATAATATTTGTGAGAATATTTGTGATAATATTTGTGATAATATTCGTGATAATATTCGTGATAATATGCGTGATAATATTCGTGATAATATTTGTGATCATCATCTTAATGATATTTCTTACAATGATGAAGATAGTCAAGATACCTATTTTGGTCATgaaaaatacaaaagaaaatatgatCATAatgatgaacaaaaaaaggaAGGAACTTATTATTCCAAAGAAGAAAATTCTAGCTATATTGATAGTACTAAAAGTATTTGTGCATCACAAGATTCAAATAGtgaatattctttttttgatCATGAGCTTAGTGATAATTcgaataatttatatgaagaaaatagaAGAAATTATGATGACCATAATAAGAAAAGAGAATCTATATGTAattctaataatataaacgatGCCTTAAATATTAGATATGATTATCAATTACAAGAATTCATTATggaacattatatatatcctttaGCTGTTGCTAAATcacattttaattattttataattaaagatatctccttttttatattaaaagaattaatacatcataaaaatatatcactAAGCTATGAAGAATATCTAacaaaaattgaaaaagaatataatagcAAAGCATTAAAcgaaaaagataatataaaaaaagaaaaatattttaaagttGCAATAAAGGCTACAAAAACGTTAGAAGAATTTAAAaagtatgaaaaaaatattcaagcTATGTCTGACCCatttaatatgaaaaattttaaaaatttaatatag